In Spinacia oleracea cultivar Varoflay chromosome 5, BTI_SOV_V1, whole genome shotgun sequence, a single window of DNA contains:
- the LOC130461689 gene encoding uncharacterized protein, translated as MIWSGDHFYLIVINQKAKKVEIIDNLSLPEGITYDDKYKTFAERTFEAWTIFCEQEGHPLRKAQISAYEIVLLEMPWKNRTNKTDCGVYAMRHMETYKGNQTWNCGFKNTDEDKDFICKLRMRYGTEILLSVLNKRHELTYLALKRANQVE; from the exons ATGA TTTGGTCTGGTGATCATTTTTATCTCATTGTAATCAACCAAAAGGCGAAGAAGGTGGAGATCATTGACAATCTCTCCTTACCTGAAGGAATTACATATGATGATAAATATAAAACATTTGCAGAAAGAACT tttgaaGCATGGACAATATTTTGTGAACAAGAAGGACATCCTTTGCGGAAGGCACAGATTTCAGCATATGAAATTGTGTTGCTTGAAATGCCATGGAAAAACAGAACAAACAAGACTGATTGTGGGGTATATGCAATGAGGCATATGGAGACCTACAAAGGCAACCAGACTTGGAATTGTGGCTTCAAAAACACAGATGAAGAT AAGGACTTTATTTGCAAGCTGAGAATGCGGTACGGTACTGAAATCTTATTATCCGTTCTGAACAAAAGGCATGAGCTAACGTATCTGGCATTGAAGAGAGCTAATCAAGTTGAATAG